A stretch of DNA from Macrotis lagotis isolate mMagLag1 chromosome X, bilby.v1.9.chrom.fasta, whole genome shotgun sequence:
GATTCATAATGGAGAAAAGCTTTTTAAATGCATTGAACATGAGAAGGGTGCCCTTAGCAGATCTGACCTTCCCCTTAATAGATGGGattcttccaaatttttcatgttttcctttttttttttcctcagctcTTCAAGGCCACCCCCAAAGGCTCCTGCGCCTCCAGTAGCCCCACCTCCaccttcttcctcttcatcttcctcttcctcttcctcatcttcttcAGCTCAACTCTCCCATCGGCCCCCAACACCCTCCTTGCCCTTGCCTCTGGCCAGCCATGGCTTTCCCCCTACTGGGCTACGGgcacctccccccccaccccatcctgcCCTATTCTCCCCTGGCCCTACTCTACCACCACCCCCACCTTTGCTGCAGGTGGCAGGCCACCCTGGGGCTGCAACAGCCAGTGCCCTCTCTGGTAAGTCTTCAAGAGCCTGTGTGGCTTTGAAAGATGGATCCTAGAGAAAGAATCACTGGGGCAGTGATTGGGGAAAAATTCAATTTCAAGGGATAATGGAAGCAGGAAGAGGGTGTGTGTTTAAGCCTGAAGGGAAAGgttgaaggaaaaaatgttgaGTAACAGAAGTAGAAGAAAGATATCCCAAAGAGGAAAGAGGCCAATGGGGAAGATTGATCCACAAAAAGTTGGAGCAGGAGGAAGCAGAAGCAAGGGATTGACACCCATAGGGGTGGGGCCCCAAGTAAGGTGATAGGATGGCATGAAGCCAGGGGACATAAATTCCTCTTTCCATCCTACCCCGTCCTGGTCAACTCTCACAGAGCAGGAGCTGATGCGGCAGGATCTGAGTACTCGGTTCCTGAGTGCCCAGGGAGGCCCTGAGGTGGGGGGAGCAGGGGGCTCAACCCGGCCCCTGGCCTTCCAGTTCCACCAGCACAACCACCAGCACCAGCACACCCACCAGCACACCCACCAGCACTTCACCCCCTATCCTCCTGGCTTGCTGCCCCCCCACGGCCCCCACATGGTGAGATTCCCCTCCCATTCAAGGGTACAGCAATGGTGGGAAGGGGTATCTGGAGCCTTTGGAAGAGTGGGGGAAGTTGCCTGATTGTTTGAAGGTGAGGGATGGTGAGGTGCATGCTGAGGTAGACAGTAGGGAGGgatgtgggtgggtggggggaggggggccccTGCTGTGGGTGGGGGGATAGGAGAGAACCATCTGAACCTGTATATGGGAGGCCCATCCAGCAGGAGATAAGGAAGTCTAGTGTCTTGGACTTCTAATTTATCCTTCTTCTTTCTTATAGTTCGAGAAATATCCAGGAAAAATTGAAGGCCTTTTCCGGCATAATGTGAGTGATGTATGAAGGGGCCCTGGGTCATGGTTGGGTATGGGAGTAACCTGGCAAGTTTCTCAGTGCTTAAGGAGTGTTTACTCAGCATAGAGCTTCTCAGTGTGCTAGGGACCCAGGGTGCCAGCAACTCCCAAATCTGTGCTGAAGATGAGATAACACTGAATTCTTAGTTCCAAAGCAAGGGAACAATATGATAGGCAagaagagaggttttttttttttgttgctgttgttgttctcAACCCCCAGTTTGGTCATTTTCTCTTCACAGCTCTATGCGGCCTTCCCCCCTGCTGTCCCTGGCCTCCCTCCTGGTCTGCCTCCTGCTGTTTCCTTTGGTTCTCTGCAGGGGGCTTTCCAGCCTAAGGTGAGTGTTCAAAACTCAGATATCATATTCTTTTCCACCTATCTTTCTGTAAATCGTATCTTCCTTGTCCCACTTCCAAAGCCCTAGGGAAATTAACTCTTATGTCCCAGATGTCTTCAGACACCAAATCTCTGTTCCCATCTCCTCACTcactctccctctttttcccccAGAGCACGAATCCAGAACTGCCACCACGACTGGGGCCGGTCCCCAGTGGGCTGCCCCAGAAGGGGACACAGGTGAGCCTGGGAGAGACTGTTGAGTGCATCATGAGGATGAAATGCCATGTAGGCAAAGTAGGGAACTTTCAATGGGTTGggtttgtgttgtttttttttttttccttgctcctggagataaaaaaggaaaaatattcttcCTGTAGACTTTCTAGGGTCTATAGTCTCTGCCTTCCTAGGAATAGGAATGAGGAGCAGGgatttcaaagaaagagaaaatttcttttaagaaatgacCAGCATAGGAAGAGAGAATTTCTGGGGATCATTAGGCAATTAGAGCTATTAGGAGCAGGTAGTCACCAAGGGAAAGGGGCTTTGGGTTATCCTAAGGGAGAGGGCTATTTTAAGGGGGTTTGTCTGGGCTCAGAGGCCAGGATCACAAGGGCACAGGGAAGCTAGTATTTTAGGGAATCTGGGTTTGCCAAAGTCAGTGCTGGCAGATGGCACTAAGCTGTCCTCCCCCTTCTGTTCCTGCCCTTCAGATTCCTGACCATTTCCGCCCCCCACTGAGGGTGAGTAGGATGGGAGAGGGGCAGGGATGGAGAAGGGCATGGGTTTAGGTCTTATGGGTGACGGGGAAGGGGTGAAGTTTGGCTAATGGtgtcatttctcttcctttctatacCTCAGAAACCTGGGAAGTGGTGTGCCATGCATGTGCGAGTGGCCTATATGATTTTGAGGCACCAGGAGAAGATGAAGGTATCAGGACTGGTAGATAAGGGTGGAAGAGCTAAAGTAGGGAGGCTGGGGGGCTAAAGGTATGAGAGTGAGTGAAGGAAGGATGGGTCCTGGGAGAAGCCTTTTTGTGTTTGACTTAGGTCACATATAGTAACTTAGTGGCAGATGAGGAGCAGCAGGAGAACCATCTGCCCCCAAAACTACTCCCCTATCTGCTTGTATCAGTGCCTACAACTTTATTACCAAGACTTCATTCCTTTGGGTTGTGAACATTTTTCAATTCTCAGGAATttcctataaaaataaaacacctcTCCCATATATACTGAAGAACTGATAATTCTAGAGGATTtaatttatcaaattattttccaatcaaTTATCTCTGGGTATGGGGCCAGGTTTCAGTGAGAAGGATGTTGGGCAAAGTGTCCAAGGACAGTGGAGTCTCAAAAGGAAATTGAGAGGGAACCCAAGACTAGATTAACCTATTTGCCTATTCTTTCCAGGAATTAGCATCCTAAGGAAACATTGGGGAAGGGaatagagaaaggaggaggatgCTAAAATCCCtcaccatagttctttctttccaGTTAATGCAGGGTGATCCTCATAAGCTGGATTTTCGGAATGACCTTCTGCCCTGCCTTCCTGGGGCCTATGGAGGACTTCCTCCTGGACAGGAGCTCTCCCACCCAGCTTCCCTTTTCACCGCAACAGGTGAGTCTTGGAATGAACACTAGCCTTGAAACAGTTTTCCTTTGTTCTGGTATTATTGTGCCCCTAACTTTAATCCTATAgtgttgggtaagtcactcaaggCTCCATTCTcggtctccatttcttcatctattccttttctataaagtaaatctcttccatttctccCATTTGCTGGTCGATAAATCTTGGAAATCTTAGGTTTGAATTCCCTCTGCAGAAagctttatcttcatttttctctcaggTGCTGTCCATCCTGCTGCCAACCCTTTTACAGCAGCTCCTGGGCCCCCTGCATCCTTTCTGAGCCCCAGTACCCACATTGGTAAGAGCCATTCTTCATGATCATCCTTATATTAGCCCTTGGACTAAGTTAAGGAGTGATGACCCTATGCTCAGAGGCCCAAAGCTCTTAATTCTTCCCAACCCCTGAATTCACCACATACAATTTTTTGAGTCTCTGCTTACTATGTTCTTCACCTGCCTAACACCCCCTCCTCCATCAAGCTCAGTATAAGTCTGTCTCCATTAGGAAACAGAGTTTAGTTGGAAGGACCCTGGACTTGGTGTAAAGTGGTTTTGCCACTAACTAGTAATGTGACATTCAGTGAGCCATATCTTTCATGGCCTTAACATCTCTGTAAAGTGAGGAAGTAAGTCCCTTCAAATGATAACATCCTTTCTTGTTGTTCTGGATCTAAGAAAGACCTTGTTTTCCCAGTCTGTGGTGACCTCTCCCTCCTGGAAACACGTAACACTTGTCTTTCCTATTCTTTTGAAATCTTCCATTAGAACCGCTTCACATctcttttatttcacttttttatgtACAATGTCTTGTCtccccagaaagacttcttagtttctttgagggtaggggccttgccataccttcctaTGTCCTGAACACAGGGCTAGAGAAAGGCACATGCTGTCTCTGCTTTACTGACTGATTTTCTGTCTGCCCTCCAGATCCTTTTGGGCGTCCTACCAGCTTTGCATCCTTGGCTGCCCTCTCCAATGGGGCCTTTGGAGGCCTGGGCAGCCCTACGTTCAGTGAGTATGGGGGTATGGGGGGTGCTGTGGTAAGGGAGATGGGGAAAAGAGTTGGGGTGGGTAGGAGCACCCATTTAAGTTTGTGCTGGTCCTGTAATCCAGTGGTGGAGCAGCAGGCTAGTTGGATTCTGTCATTTTGCACTTAGCCTGAAGCTCCTAGTTCTCATAACTGGTCAACTgggcttttctctttttctagacACTGGTGCTGTCTTTGCCCAGAAAGAAAGCCCAGGGGCCCCTCCTGCCTTTGCCTCTCCTCCTGATCCATGGGCCCGGCTACACCGTGGCCCCCCTGCCTTTCCTGCCTGGGCCCGACCCCCTGAAGCTGCCCGGACACCCGGCTCAGACAAAGAACGTCCAGTGGAGAGACGCGAGCCCGCAGCccccaaagaggaaaaagataggTATGGCTTTGTCCAAACACAGTAaccctccttctcctttcctgtGCCTCTGCCTTCAATTCCCCTTGACCTTAACCAGACTCTTTCATTTATCCGTCTTCTGCTCCCACCCACAAAGAGagaatctcatttcatttttcttttgtgactGCCATTTGTTCAATTCATTCATGcagcaaccatttattaagcacatctcttctcccttcccttagGGATCTCCCATTTTCCCGACCACAGCTTCGAGTTTCCCCAGCCACCCCCAAGTCCCGGGCCGGGGAGGAGGGGGTAAGACCCCCCAAGGAGCCTGTGAgggtgaaggaagagaggaaggaggaggtcCCTGGGCCTCCCAGCCTACACCTGCTTTTTGATCGGCCCCGACCACCTCCTTTCCTGGGTCCCAGCCCTTCTGACCGATGTGCCCCCTTCTTGGAACCATGGCTGCCAGGCCCTCCACGCCTGGCCCGCCCCCCACGATTCTATGAGGCCGGGGAGGAACTGGGAGGGGCAGGAGCTGTGGCCACAGCTCGCCTCTATGGTCTGGAGCCTACCCATCCTCTACTCTATGGTCGCCTGGCCCCCCTCAGTTGCTTAGCAAAACACCTCCTGGGGCCCTCCTGGGGGCTCCGCCCCCCTTGGTGCCCGCCCCTCGGCCTGGCTCCCCCCCTAGGCCACCAGGGCCACCCAGAGCTGACaggtgaggggaggggaggggctgggggtagagctccaattccctcccccccttttcacTTCCCCACCCAACCTTAGGGTGGAGATTGTGACCTAATTGGGAGGGCAAAGGTCATGACCCCTAGGCTTCTGTGGAA
This window harbors:
- the FBRS gene encoding LOW QUALITY PROTEIN: putative fibrosin-1 (The sequence of the model RefSeq protein was modified relative to this genomic sequence to represent the inferred CDS: inserted 1 base in 1 codon) codes for the protein METAAAPAPAPGPPGWGGEGASQPRRQRRCSRRDRERRRRGGGRRAAAGDAPRTLLGAASALLPSSSSSSSPPPPPPPPPPPPPARPWSSASSGERGSPRGKRRRRRPPRPRARKRPPGSGSRGEEEDDDDEEEEGEEEEEEEEDLIDGFAIASFASLEALQKDASLQPPERLEHRLKHSGKRKRGGVAGGRGEPGDSSDRETGRPPGDRARKRSSKRRRKEASSRNSLEAGYICDAESDLDERVSDDDLDPSFTVSTSKASGPHGNLNGNCEAKLSVIPKVSGLERSQEQPPGPDPLLVPFPAKEPLPPPAPRPPTTPPAPMPAPVSLPPPPPPQLQLRVSPFGIRSSTYGSGLDLSTGSSSRPPPKAPAPPVAPPPPSSSSSSSSSSSSSSAQLSHRPPTPSLPLPLASHGFPPTGLRAPPPPPHPALFSPGPTLPPPPPLLQVAGHPGAATASALSEQELMRQDLSTRFLSAQGGPEVGGAGGSTRPLAFQFHQHNHQHQHTHQHTHQHFTPYPPGLLPPHGPHMFEKYPGKIEGLFRHNLYAAFPPAVPGLPPGLPPAVSFGSLQGAFQPKSTNPELPPRLGPVPSGLPQKGTQIPDHFRPPLRKPGKWCAMHVRVAYMILRHQEKMKLMQGDPHKLDFRNDLLPCLPGAYGGLPPGQELSHPASLFTATGAVHPAANPFTAAPGPPASFLSPSTHIDPFGRPTSFASLAALSNGAFGGLGSPTFNTGAVFAQKESPGAPPAFASPPDPWARLHRGPPAFPAWARPPEAARTPGSDKERPVERREPAAPKEEKDRDLPFSRPQLRVSPATPKSRAGEEGVRPPKEPVRVKEERKEEVPGPPSLHLLFDRPRPPPFLGPSPSDRCAPFLEPWLPGPPRLARPPRFYEAGEELGGAGAVATARLYGLEPTHPLLYXSPGPPQLLSKTPPGALLGAPPPLVPAPRPGSPPRPPGPPRADR